The genomic DNA TGGAGGAGCCCATGGCAAACTCATCCATGTTTGTCATACCTGTATGGACATATCCCCTGGTCTTAAGTCTCTCTATAACATCAGCAGTATAGGGCGGGCGAAAACCCTGAAGAATCCTGGATGCACACGTAGTCTGAATTCCCTCCGTACACATATTATCTTTTATGGCTATTGGAATACCGGTAAGTATTGGAAAGTCTTCTTTATCATGAATTATCCGGTCAGATGTTTTAGCCTGCTCAAACGCCTTATCGGCACATAATAATACATATGCCCTGACCTTATCCTCAACTTCATCAATGCGCGAGAAGACAGATTCTGTTATTTCCTTTGCTGACACCTCCTTTTTCTTCAGGAGATCGTGCAGTTCATGTATGGTAAGTTTATAGAGGTCCATCTTGATTAGTCTCTCTATATATCCCCTATTCTCTTGATTTTATTTTTCTCATCCACAATTATTATCTTTGGTTTGAACGCCTTCATCTCTTCCTCATTGAAAGACTCGTAGCAGAATATAACGATCTTGTCACCAACAATCCCTTTTCTTGCAGTTGGACCATTGAGGCAGACCTGACCGCTCCCATTAGGGCCCGGTATTACATAAGTCTCAAACCTTTCCCCATTATGCAGATTAGACACCATAACCTGTTCATAGGGAAGAATACCTGCAGCCTTAATGAGATCTTCATCAATAGTTATACTACCTTCATAGGATAAATTTGCTTCAGTTACAGTAGCCCTGTGGATCTTTGCCCTCAACATCACCCTTAACAAGTTAAACCTCCCTTTTAAATTTACTCTATCACCTTCGGTACCCTGAAAAATTCCTCTGTCCTGTCCGGTGCATTACCAAGCGCCTTTTCCCTATCAAGAGATATTTTAACCTCATCCTCCCGAAGGAC from Nitrospirota bacterium includes the following:
- a CDS encoding aspartate 1-decarboxylase is translated as MLRVMLRAKIHRATVTEANLSYEGSITIDEDLIKAAGILPYEQVMVSNLHNGERFETYVIPGPNGSGQVCLNGPTARKGIVGDKIVIFCYESFNEEEMKAFKPKIIIVDEKNKIKRIGDI